The following coding sequences lie in one Chanos chanos chromosome 4, fChaCha1.1, whole genome shotgun sequence genomic window:
- the LOC115809188 gene encoding lymphocyte expansion molecule-like gives MAEKKFKGAPFGTQAARFDVAGVHPANKRTGTYTEIPYCKKRTSDLERNLGPGTYNVESGDFSSRAVQVRARGPGWRRALETARLAQMTHLRNCYLPRERTKTKIGPDTYNITSFIEELEKRPRSVRGICETREERFRDVQSWTPGPGTYGIGGVPSAALEEKARQSVSTRPSMESRALLERFPTECVDSGLSPGTYNLKTSTDIILSSGAGKRGPYDCFSSSRDKASPCGHYAAPGRVSLDPGQYTKEVPRFGEELCRPEKRMHGVFSALDQYPATPTERIYLSTLSQCPRPATFPGPGWYDAGGVSSEENHRAPPFLSSAPRFTKRLDRIHNRNYNMVGPGQYNIATVDQRNAANNQSSCFSSRTQRYLHCSKRDKYTQERLRSMNVPVSRRAFLLQPDGAVAGRMLCSSA, from the exons ATGGCAGAGAAAAAGTTCAAGGGGGCCCCGTTTGGAACCCAAGCGGCGAG GTTTGACGTGGCGGGAGTTCATCCCGCAAACAAACGCACTGGCACCTACACAGAGATCCCTTACTGCAAGAAGAGAACAAGTGACCTG gagAGAAACCTAGGGCCTGGCACATATAACGTGGAGAGCGGTGACTTCAGTTCCAGGGCTGTGCAGGTACGGGCGAGGGGTCCTGGGTGGAGACGCGCGTTGGAGACAGCACGCTTGGCACAAATGACACACCTGAGGAACTGCTACCTGCCGAGAGAGCGGACG aagactAAAATAGGTCCTGACACTTACAACATTACTAGTTTTattgaggagctggagaagagaCCCCGCAGTGTGAGGGGAATCTGCGAAACCAGGGAAGAACGCTTCAGAGACGTGCAG AGCTGGACTCCTGGCCCAGGTACCTATGGGATAGGAGGTGTCCCTTCTGCGGCTCTGGAGGAGAAGGCGAGGCAGTCAGTTAGCACACGGCCCTCGATGGAGAGCAGAGCGCTTCTGGAGCGTTTTCCCACTGAGTGTGTG GACAGTGGCCTGAGTCCTGGTACATATAACCTGAAGACCTCCACTGACATCATCCTGAGCAGCGGTGCTGGGAAACGCGGTCCATACGACTGTTTTTCCAGCTCCAGAGACAAGGCCAGTCCCTGCGGACACTATGCCGCTCCA GGTAGGGTAAGTCTGGACCCGGGACAGTACACGAAAGAGGTGCCAAGGTTTGGAGAGGAGTTATGCAGGCCAGAGAAGAGGATGCATGGTGTGTTTAGTGCCCTGGACCAGTACCCAGCCACGCCCACTGAGAGAATCTACCTGAGCACCCTGTCCCAGTGCCCACGCCCAGCG ACTTTCCCTGGGCCTGGCTGGTATGATGCGGGCGGAGTTTCCAGTGAAGAAAATCACCGTGCCCcgccttttctctcctctgccccccGATTCACCAAGAGACTGGACAGAATCCACAACAGAAATTAC AACATGGTTGGACCGGGTCAGTATAACATTGCCACAGTGGACCAGAGGAATGCTGCCAATAACCAGAGCTCCTGTTTTAGCTCCAGAACACAGAGATATCTTCACTGCTCCAAAAGAGACAAATACACGCA agagagactgagatcaATGAATGTCCCTGTGAGCCGGAGAGCCTTCCTGCTGCAGCCTGATGGAGCGGTCGCTGGACGGATGCTATGTTCCTCAGCTtag
- the sirt5 gene encoding NAD-dependent protein deacylase sirtuin-5, mitochondrial isoform X2: MARPSSNLAKFRKEFAKAKHVVIITGAGVSAESGVPTFRGAGGFWRKYQSQDLATPQAFSRDPSLVWEFYHYRRELMRSKMPNAAHLAIAECEARLGQQGRSVAVITQNIDELHFRAGSKNVLELHGSLFKTRCMTCGEVAVNNKSPICPALEGKGAPDPKAKSAAIPVEDLPRCERRGCNGLLRPHVVWFGETLDSDVLTAAERELDKCDLCLVVGTSSVVYPAAMFAPQVAAAGVPVAEFNMECTPATDRFQFHFEGPCGVTLPRALARHESEAP; encoded by the exons ATGGCCAGACCCAGTTCAA ATTTGGCAAAATTTCGGAAGGAGTTTGCCAAGGCTAAGCATGTAGTCATCATCACAGGAGCAGGAGTGAGTGCAGAGAGTGGAGTCCCCACTttcagaggagcaggaggatTCTGGAGGAAATACCAGtcccag GACCTGGCCACTCCTCAGGCATTCTCACGGGACCCGTCTCTGGTCTGGGAGTTTTATCATTATAGAAGAGAG ttgATGCGCAGTAAGATGCCAAACGCAGCCCACCTGGCCATTGCGGAGTGTGAGGCTCGGCTGGGCCAGCAGGGCCGCTCCGTCGCTGTGATTACTCAGAACATCGATGAGCTACACTTTCGTGCCGGTTCCAAAAACGTTCTGGAGCTCCACG gaagTTTGTTTAAGACTCGTTGTATGACCTGCGGTGAGGTTGCAGTCAATAATAAGAGCCCTATCTGTCCTGCTCTGGAGGGAAAagg agcACCTGACCCTAAAGCCAAGAGCGCTGCCATACCTGTGGAAGACCTGCCGAG GTGTGAGAGGCGTGGCTGTAACGGTCTCCTCAGGCCTCATGTGGTTTGGTTCGGAGAGACTCTGGACTCCGATGTTCTGACTGCTGCAGAACGGGAGCTGGACAAGTGTGATCTCTGCCTGGTG GTGGGCACATCGTCTGTGGTATACCCTGCGGCCATGTTTGCTCCACAGGTGGCAGCGGCAGGAGTGCCTGTCGCAGAGTTTAACATGGAATGTACACCTGCTACAGACcgctttca gTTCCATTTTGAGGGTCCGTGTGGCGTCACTCTGCCCCGGGCCTTGGCACGGCACGAGAGCGAAGCCCCGTAA
- the LOC115810904 gene encoding transmembrane protein 205 — MSTDRDPSVTAKLLHLIFLSTFWGMQIWVTFISGFVMDSSLNRHTYGFIQSRLFPFYLHVGSACAFFNLAIFAMYHPSDMLDDREAFQIFIFFVCVTVAAVNAQWFGEMASDIMADMHLIEQACGLGQDIGLSSNREAYAKLCESDPKYKRLSSRLWLYHLLSSLCNLCCIVCNGYSLYYLAENLSTL; from the exons ATGTCCACAGACAGAGACCCATCCGTCACAGCTAAACTTCTTCacctcatcttcctctccacGTTCTGGGGCATGCAGATCTGGGTCACCTTCATCTCCG GCTTTGTGATGGACAGCAGTCTGAACAGACACACTTACGGCTTCATCCAGAGTCGCCTCTTTCCCTTCTACCTGCACGTCGGCTCCGCCTGCGCCTTCTTCAACCTCGCCATCTTCGCCATGTACCACCCCAGCGACATGCTCGACGACAGGGAGGCCTTCCAG atCTTtatcttctttgtgtgtgtgacggttGCGGCGGTCAATGCCCAGTGGTTTGGCGAGATGGCGTCTGACATCATGGCGGACATGCACCTGATTGAGCAGGCCTGTGGGCTGGGGCAGGACATCGGCCTGTCGTCCAATCGCGAGGCTTACGCCAAGCTCTGTGAGTCCGACCCAAAGTACAAGCGTCTGAGCAGCCGCCTGTGGCTCTACCACCTGCTGTCCTCCCTGTGCAACCTGTGCTGTATCGTCTGTAACGGGTACAGCCTGTACTACCTGGCAGAGAACCTGTCCACTCTCTGA
- the sirt5 gene encoding NAD-dependent protein deacylase sirtuin-5, mitochondrial isoform X1, which yields MFVRQLTHSRLASHLCATFRRGGTVLVMARPSSNLAKFRKEFAKAKHVVIITGAGVSAESGVPTFRGAGGFWRKYQSQDLATPQAFSRDPSLVWEFYHYRRELMRSKMPNAAHLAIAECEARLGQQGRSVAVITQNIDELHFRAGSKNVLELHGSLFKTRCMTCGEVAVNNKSPICPALEGKGAPDPKAKSAAIPVEDLPRCERRGCNGLLRPHVVWFGETLDSDVLTAAERELDKCDLCLVVGTSSVVYPAAMFAPQVAAAGVPVAEFNMECTPATDRFQFHFEGPCGVTLPRALARHESEAP from the exons ATGTTTGTAAGGCAGTTGACCCATAGCCGGCTGGCTTCACACCTTTGTGCCACCTTCAGACGCGGAGGGACAGTGCTTGTCATGGCCAGACCCAGTTCAA ATTTGGCAAAATTTCGGAAGGAGTTTGCCAAGGCTAAGCATGTAGTCATCATCACAGGAGCAGGAGTGAGTGCAGAGAGTGGAGTCCCCACTttcagaggagcaggaggatTCTGGAGGAAATACCAGtcccag GACCTGGCCACTCCTCAGGCATTCTCACGGGACCCGTCTCTGGTCTGGGAGTTTTATCATTATAGAAGAGAG ttgATGCGCAGTAAGATGCCAAACGCAGCCCACCTGGCCATTGCGGAGTGTGAGGCTCGGCTGGGCCAGCAGGGCCGCTCCGTCGCTGTGATTACTCAGAACATCGATGAGCTACACTTTCGTGCCGGTTCCAAAAACGTTCTGGAGCTCCACG gaagTTTGTTTAAGACTCGTTGTATGACCTGCGGTGAGGTTGCAGTCAATAATAAGAGCCCTATCTGTCCTGCTCTGGAGGGAAAagg agcACCTGACCCTAAAGCCAAGAGCGCTGCCATACCTGTGGAAGACCTGCCGAG GTGTGAGAGGCGTGGCTGTAACGGTCTCCTCAGGCCTCATGTGGTTTGGTTCGGAGAGACTCTGGACTCCGATGTTCTGACTGCTGCAGAACGGGAGCTGGACAAGTGTGATCTCTGCCTGGTG GTGGGCACATCGTCTGTGGTATACCCTGCGGCCATGTTTGCTCCACAGGTGGCAGCGGCAGGAGTGCCTGTCGCAGAGTTTAACATGGAATGTACACCTGCTACAGACcgctttca gTTCCATTTTGAGGGTCCGTGTGGCGTCACTCTGCCCCGGGCCTTGGCACGGCACGAGAGCGAAGCCCCGTAA
- the ftr85 gene encoding E3 ubiquitin/ISG15 ligase TRIM25 — protein MSEALITVSEDQFSCVICLDLLKDPVTIPCGHSYCMECIKGYWDGSEQGGVYSCPQCRQTFSPRPALNKNTMFAEVVEKLRDTGLEATDPIHDSAQGGDRAGDLEAFHSCQRELGEIQKKCQQRIQEREQELDELTDAMLSLKCSSLETVEDCDRIFSELAESVEKRHSELVEMIRAKEQAELKQGQSFMEQLKQEITELKNNVAELKKLSDIKDHAQFLQSFRSLGDTGFEASPGIIVNPDFSFNMVKSFLSPLKEQFEDLCQQQFDSISKRVKNLRFIPTPEPKTREQFLEYSGPLTLDVNTAHRDLCLSEGNREVTFSANTEAVPDHPERFEVYYQVLCRESVCGRCYFEVEWMGEDGVNVGVSYDGIGRKGGGEECVLGHNDQSWCLTCSPTTNSFLHNSKQTEIPAISKGSRVGVYLDHKAGILCFYSVLDTMTFLHRIQTTFTEPLYPGFRLGLGSTMRICYPL, from the exons ATGTCGGAGGCTCTCATCACGGTCAGCGAGGACCAGTTCAGTTGTGTGATTTGCCTGGATCTTCTGAAGGACCCGgtgactattccctgtggacacagttactgtatggaGTGCATTAAGGGTTACTGGGATGGGAGCGAGCAGGGGGGAGTTTATAGCTGCCCACAATGCAGACAAACCTTCAGTCCACGACCTGCTCTAAACAAAAATACCATGTTTGCGGAAGTGGTGGAGAAACTAAGGGATACGGGACTCGAAGCTACCGATCCAATCCACGACTCCGCTCAGGGTGGAGACAGGGCGGGCGACCTGGAGGCTTTTCATTCGTGTCAG AGGGAGTTGGGAGAAATCCAGAAGAAGTGtcagcagagaatccaggagagagaacaggaactGGATGAGCTGACAGATGCTATGCTCTCTCTCAAG TGTTCTTCTCTGGAGACGGTGGAGGACTGCGACAGGATCTTCTCTGAGTTGGCCGAGTCCGTGGAGAAGAGACACTCCGAGCTGGTCGAGATGATCAGAGCTAAGGAGCAGGCTGAACTCAAGCAGGGCCAGAGCTTCATGGAGCAGCTAAAGCAGGAGATCACAGAGTTGAAGAACAACGTGGCCGAACTGAAAAAGCTTTCAGACATAAAGGATCATGCCCAGTTCCTCCAG AGTTTCAGATCTCTCGGCGACACGGGATTCGAGGCCTCACCTGGAATAATCGTAAATCCGGACTTCTCTTTTAACATGGTGAAGTCGTTTCTGTCTCCACTGAAAGAACAGTTTGAAGATTTGTGTCAACAGCAGTTTGACTCAATATCTAAGAGAg tgaaaaatCTTCGCTTCATTCCAACACCTGAACCAAAGACCAGAGAGCAGTTCTTAGAAT attcTGGTCCCCTGACTCTGGACGTGAACACAGCACATCGagacctgtgtctgtctgagggaaacagagaggtgacattcagcGCCAACACAGAGGCAGTCCCGGATCACCCAGAGAGATTCGAGGTCTATTACCAGGTGCTGTGCAGAGAGAGCGTGTGCGGTCGCTGTTACTTTGAGGTGGAGTGGATGGGAGAAGACGGCGTGAACGTCGGAGTCTCCTACGACGGGATCGGCAGGAAAGGGGGGGGTGAGGAGTGTGTGCTTGGACATAACGATCAGTCCTGGTGTTTGACGTGTTCTCCCACCACGAACAGCTTTTTGCACAACTCAAAACAGACGGAAATTCCCGCAATCTCCAAAGGCTCCAGAGTCGGCGTGTATTTGGATCACAAAGCAGGAATTTTGTGTTTCTACAGTGTGTTGGACACAATGACTTTCCTCCACCGAATCCAAACCACCTTCACGGAACCGCTGTATCCAGGGTTCAGACTGGGTTTGGGATCGACCATGAGGATCTGCTacccactttaa